TCTATTATATCATAGGTAACTGGATACCCGTAAAAATAACAAAGTATCATTAACCTAGAGGATAATAATGTATCCATGCAACCAAACTCAATTGAAATGGATGCCCTTATCAAATAATACAACTATCTTCAATACAATATTCTTATTATTATCTCTTAGTCTTGTAGATAACTAAAACTATAAATAAATCAAGAACAATCTTAGCATTCAACTTagcaaaaatttatttatattcattcaatctacataagttcaattaagttcattaaattaacaaacaaatttgaacacatatatgtttaaTTCATCAACGATCATGAACAATGCTCATGAACAACATTCATCAACCATAtccattaataaaatttttatcaatatgttgaataaataacaaaataaaataaacaaataaatttaaattatcaaactcaataatcaatcaaacaactaaaatttttaaataatcaaacaatcttgaattgagaactcgataacatctaaacaaactaaACTCGAACCAAGTTCAAACCAAGATTGAAatgagagctcgataatatctaaatgaaccgagctgaagccaagcttcaaactcataaaaaacaaaccaagtcaatcttaaataattatttcaaaaGTTCGATTCATTGttcgattaccttatcaaacaagtttaaacTTCCTAAATTTCGGCTTAACTCATTTACAGCTCACCTGTAGCAACAACTCTGGTACATAGTTAAAGAAATTACGATTTCTATTCTACAACGACAAACTTACAATGGTAGCCTTATCACTTGTTCATCTATAATTTCTACATACCAAATTCAACTGTTCAATTGCTCCCTCTAGATTCTACATACCAAATTCGACTGGTCAATAACTCCCTCTAGATTGAGTTTGAGGGGTGTTTTAACACTAGAAGCTAAGTCCATAGGAAGGCCAAGGAAACTAAGTCAATAGGGAAGTAACTAACCCTCTCAACCAAGCTGAGGAAGCAAAGACCAAGCAAATAAACACTAATCTTGTTTGGTTTGATCAAATTCAATAAGATCAAATACTTACAAATTCTATGCAAGAACATTGTAAACCTATGCATCTAATCAATAAAAAAATCCACACTGCAAATGCAAATCATATATTGAATAGATGTAGACATCATACCTTCAAAGGGACAAGTAGCAAGTAATATTAACAATACAATATGCACAGTTTAACAACTGCAATTTGCTGATGTCTTGATGATCCTGCTACAATATCCATCGAGCAAGGTATCAAAGACATTGATTAACAAAAAAAAGTAGCATAACAGATAATATATTTTGCTTTTTCACTTACATCGACCAACTTACAAACTATAACAATATTTACAGATATACAAATCCTTGAGACTAACCTCCTTAAGCTGAGGAATCAGGTGCAGCCTTGAAGCAGGAATGCAATATCATCTCTGATGAGATCGATCTCTGGACAAGCTGCAGCAGAAAGAATAAAAGACGCCGTAGGTGAAGCAGCAGTGGCTGGCGAGTCATTTCACATGCGGATCATAGATATTCATGACTGAATTTGGCATAACTAGTGGTAACTTCTCTACATATATGAACAAACGCCTCAAATTCTCTTTTATCACTGTTGCCATGTCCACAACTTCTCGTTTGTCAGTGAGAATCCATAGGTCACTTGGGTTTACCTTCTTCAGACTATCGCGGCAGAAGGGGCATGACTGTGATCTTGCATTCCTGCATCAAAGAATGTGATTTAACAAGAACATCTGAGAAATTTGATTGCATGGTAGAGATGTGTCATATCTCAATGAATTTAgctgcacacacacacacatacaaaAAAAATGAGAaccttcatttaaaaaaaaatgtgatgCTACATAAAGGTAAATTCAAATGTAGATCATTAAAAATGGCACGACCAGTAAAACACTTTAAAAATAGGTAATAGGTTCGAATaaacaaataatatgatcttGGTATTCAAGCAGAGATCGAGAGTGCATAGTTGTTTTTTTTAGTGATTTACACTTTTTCTACAATGTATAGGCAGAAACAGAATGCATTGCATATGAAAAAGAATATTCAGTCAATCGTGACATCAGTGGGTAAATTATGCAAGACGAAACAACACATGAAGTCATGAACCAGTTCTAATGAGGTACTCACAAAATGCAGAACTTATGGTCCCATTGGTATTTCACATAAAAGAAAGAAAGGATATTCATTTATCTCTACTATGGTCCCATAAATCATGAAGGCTATTCATTTATCTCTGGCATCCAGTAAAAACAAAACTATTtaggtcaaaagtcaaaactatGATACAGAAGTCTACTAGCTGTCGAGTCTATTTTGGACCTTGATTTGGAAAACTAACTAAAGGGAACCAGCTTGAGAAAATTTGACTGATTGGGTGGTTCGCTACAGCCTAACTACCAGGAGATAAGTCAAACTCGATTGAGTTTGGTTGAAAGGTAAGGAgattgttcgaggtcaatattgtttGATTAACTTTAGCATTCAGGATTTGGGTAAACTTAGGCTATGAGGTGTGGTGGAGCTATGTTGAGATAAACAGGTTGAGGTTAAAAAGCTAGGTAAACAGAGATTATGTCACCTAAGCACTATTAAGCACACTATAAAGCTGTAGCAAGTTTCTAATGCTTCCAAAAGCCTCTTCCCATGTGACCTTCACTACTTCATATGCCGCAAAATGAGCGTCTATTCAATAATGGTCTTCATTTATTGGCTAAAATTGTCTGGATAGGTATTACCTTCTCAAAGTTTAATTCAAAGCACATGAATTACATCATGTTCTCACTGTTTGACCATCTTGAAGTAATTTATTGGTTAATCGTCTCATCCATCCAAATGCCTTCAAGATTGATAGGTAATTTTTGCCACATTAGTAACGCCTCGTATCAAGTTTCACAAAGTGGAATTTGATGTGAAATCCTTGTTGAATTTCTCCCATCATTATTTTGGATAACTCTTGATCCTCCAGAAATATAAACAATCTTGAGTCTTCCCCCTATTTTTGTCTTCTCATTGGTGTCTTGGGTATCAGAGTGGCATAGTTTTAGTACCTTGTTGCGTCAAGGCTCAACACGCTTTAGCACACTTCAAAGATTACAGAGATCAACTCAAACTAATACTAAAAAATTTGTCTATGTATTAGATGAGACATTGATTCTTGTAGAATCCTAGAGAGATCAACTAAGTAAATTTTTAAGAATGAAATTAAATAACAGTCCCAAGACATGGGGTTTTGAAACTGTCTCACACATACCCAATAATTAGTGAGTTGAATTTAAATTGTCACATTTagaaccaaggtttaaaatttcgagccACACTAAGTTTCGATTTATGATCGGAACAATATTCGTATCACGCTATGTCAATACGATTTCGGtgctttttaaatataaatatttttattaacatCTGATAATTATAGATGCTTATTATTGAGTTATATTTGAGATGttgaatgttgatttttttttaaaatattatctcATGAAATGTTTAATACCTAGGGAGTAaaagtcaagttaggttaaaTGAAATCCACCAACTAAATATGGCAGGATCAAGTAGGTAGCCTTATCTCACTAGGTGGGGTGgactatatgaatccttttacgccattgaactctatctcctactatatcatcatctatacttaaataaattttatctaattttattgttgctgaccaagtctttttttgttttcctcttccacgtttgatatgtatgtttatcatagtttcacatcatcaactagagcatttattggtcgtctaacaTGCTCGcactatcttaaacgtgtctttcggagttttccctcaatagatacaactccacctttctctctaatgctctcatttcttattctgtctatTCTTGTATGTCCACACATTCACCTTAAATTAAGTAGGTTTAAAAtagatttaatttagatttgttttgatcgatttaaaattaaattaaatttatatataaaataattttgttcaTTAGTAGTAGTATtttataaaattagaaattatattatatttattttttttatctttcttaatcTATTTCCTACCTCTTTATAAGTTTTTTTTCCCCTATGTTTATCTTCTTAACGaataaagaagaaaaaaggaTAATCATTTTAAAGttaagggttttttttttctctctacttaCCTTGTGAAgagataagagaaaaaattaaccTAAGAGGGTTTTTTTCTCTTTGTTAACCTTTTTGttgaagggaaaaaaaataatgaatgaaatagtaaaaaaaaatggataaaagaaaggaaaaaaattaagaaggaaaaattaatagGGGAAAGGAATGATAGCTCATGGTAGCCTCGCAACCACAAGGCTACCGCAAGAGTTGTGGCAGCCTCACATTGCCATTTGACAAGAAAAATGGTAAATTTCGCCCGTGCTGACATGACAAAATTTAATTCCTTGTTTATAACTAGAGATATACATCTCGATTTATTTGTCACTCTCTCTATTATTGCTAGCGCTTCAATTTGTGTTTTCTCCTCCCTCCACTCTATTTATATAGTGTTTAACCTCCTCACCATAACTAACAAACAAAATGCAAAAACAAGTCATTGAAAGAGAGGTTTTTGTCTAGTACCGTAAAATATAGGTTGTCTCAATGAATAACACTGAAACTCTATCAGCATGAGCAACACAATGATATTTACCCTGCCAACATAATATTGTTATCTATATATAGCCAAAATGATATATTTCAGTCATGTTGATCTATATCAATGAGCACTTGAAATTATGAAAGCAACAATGACTTTTGATCGGATTCTTCCGTACTAAAAAGAGAAGGTAGAGACTAGAGAGTCACAAAGAAGAGAAGCATAGAAGTATAAGGAAAACCCCGGAATTTGGCTTACCATTTATCAAGTATATCATCTTCCAAATGCATAAAGTAATTTTAACGAAATTCTTTAGTAGCTTTTGTTACATTGTCAGATTCTTTAAATACTTGAATTATCATGGATGTGACTAAGCTGATGGAGAATTACATACCATTGATGGTAGCACCTCATGCACATAGCATGGCAACAATTTGGCAAAACAACCTTGCTGTTGGACTCCATGCAAATAGCACATTCTTCCTCTCTCTCAGCTTCTATTTCTGATATTTGCTgctttccatcatcttcttcccttCTCCTATATCTTTCCATACAAATGGTTTTTTGCCTTTTATCTTCCATGTCAGTTATCCCCTTGGGTAGTTGCATTAAAGAAGGGAAAATCACACCTGTATATATACAAAATGTAAAGGGCATACCAAAAATACTCATCTATTCAGAGACATCATTTATGAACTTAAGACAGTATGAATACCATAGAACTCCTTGATACTCGCTTTCCTTTCCTGAATAGACATTGTTGTCTTTCCATCAACATAAACCTGCATAATCAAAAAATGAAAAGGTCATACAAAGATgagggaagaagaaaacaagagaaacaaaactcaatatgtttcTACTGGCTAGATATATCATAAAAACTAGAAGCTGCATATGACAACCTTATAAATGAGAATTCTCAAAAGACCAAGAGCCCCTGCAAAGCTACAGTCTGTCCATTGTACTAGGAAAAGGAACAAATGTGCAGTTGGAGTGTATGACATTCGCATCTGAAGACAAGCACCATCATATTCTCTTGGGAAATCTGAAGCTCTGCACCTCAACTGACATTAGACATCATAATGTGGAGACAACAGCAAGACTAGAACACAAGTTTTCTTCCTTACCAACGTCTGATTAGTTTTAAGAAGAATTTCACCAAGTTTTTAAATTGTTAAAAATCACAGGCATTATTGCAAGTCGAATAAGAGTTgcaatttaaaaagaaaagaaaatcagaTTAGAATACACAAATGTCTCAAACATATGTAACAAATATCAGATCTTTGGAACTACCATTATTACAAGGTAACACATGCAAAGTGACAAagcaaagaggaaaaaaaaacaaaataaatactAATATCTAGTGGTACCCAAAGAAAAGTTATCATAGTGTAAAACTTTATGCTGTTGAGCCAATACATTAGAATATTCAGACCTGTATTCATTTCAAAAGGAAAAaaggggaaagaaagaaaaacaaatacCAGAAACAGAAGCTCAAACGAGAGATGAACTTGGGGTTATTAAAATTGGGATCAGTCATACTGACTTAAGATCCTTAACCCAAACAAATTAAAAGGATAAAATAGgaacaaatgaaggaaataaaaaggaagagaagataGTTGACTTGTAGGTAGGAAAAAGTAGTACCAACTCATTCCACCCCACATCTGAAGACAAAAGCCTTGAATCACACCAGAAGTAAGCAGAATAAGACGCATGATGATGATTGATGGGCCTGACTATATTAGCTATTGGTACTCGCACATGAAATTTATTTACCGTTCTTATGTTAAAAAACTTCACCATAGTTTTCATTACTTTCATCTTAGATAATATCTCGGGAATATTTTTTACCGCAAAACCTCCACATACAATACGACAACACTTCTGACTGATAATTTACGAAAACCAAAATCTGCACGAGAATAAGTTCCACTCCTTTCACGCTTTACATAGGCTTTAACAATAGTGAACAAGAACAGACTCAATTTTTTACCAACCAGATGATCAGCGTTTAATGCGGATATGGAACCATACAATGTATATTCTTATCGAAATATAACCTTGTCCCAGAGAAGGATACATGTGACCGTTCATCCTATAAAAACAATTAACCCTCATAAAAACATAGAACAGAGTCGGATGAGCCTATATTTCCTTGACGACTTCACAGTTGACTAAATGAAATAAAGAAGACGACAAATCTACCAATAATCTCTAGCTCCCATAGAATGGACAACGCCAGCACAAACAGAAAATGCCAACACTCAACTATTCTCGAGAAATTCACAAAGCGATTACAGTTGAAATCGTACCAAAAActcaaaggggaagaaaaccaTAAATTCTCCCCCcgacaacaaaagaaaaaaaaaacgaaatTACATCAAAAAAACTGACTTTTCCGACAGGACGGAAAAATCCAACGATTCGAAAGGGGATCGCGAGATCGATCGACGGCGGACGAATTCCACTCACATTGAGTTGGCATGCTGGATGTCAGCTTCGAGCACCTTGAGCGAGTCCTTGAAGGATTTACGAACGGGGACGAGGACCATCTTTGCTCGAAATCATCCAGCGCCGAGACGATCAAGTCCCAAACCCACCCCACCTCCCCCGTCCCCTAATTCCTCACTCCACCAAACCCTAGTAGTTTCCtactcctcctcttcctcctctagtCTCTCTTTCCTCAGTGTCCGCGTTGCTTCAGAGACGAGTAAACCGCGAGAGTACCGAGCCATAAGAGGGCCGCCTCGCTGCCACGTGGACGGAGCAGACTTCCCCACGCGTCCACAAAGCCATTCAAGAGGGCGGGCGCGGAGTGTGTCAAAGAATAATCCGAACGGCTTTTGTACGCTTCAGAGGGAGTTGGGTTGATTTGTGGGTACGTGTCTTCGGGGGTCATTTCGTTCCAGCATTATCCGAACGCTGGAAAAGGATAATGTCATTTTAGCCGACGCTAACCATTACTTTGTTTGTCAAATTTGGTTGTTTAGTGATTTGCTGGTGATGGCTCCATCTAGTGTTGTTTTGGTAACAATATGGGTTATtaaaatgagaatttttttttctaatcaaTTTAATTTTAGAGGTAGATTGGATTTAGGTGAAATTAAAATCGAATTGGTTGGTAATTAATTtgtttcaaaataaataaataaataatttttatgtggTAAAGTTAGGATGATCCCACCTAAAGTTTTTATCATTGATGCAGCCTGAGATGAACATGGTTGGGTCGTCGCAGTACTAGGATCATGTTCACATGCCTCTTCGTCTCATCAAGTTCTCGTagttaggggtgtaatcgagtcgagccgagccgagccaaactctttgatgtttgagtttaactcgtttataatcgagccgagctcgaattttatttaacgaatatattcatgcctcacgagcttattcgagcttttatcgagcctaaacgagcttaataaatataaattataaatttaaatattcattaaaagctaaattatatattttaaaaaattataatattcttgttaaaatttataattttattctaataaataaatttaatatatttgtctatgtttttcataagtagagtgtaaaatatataaattcaatatcaaaactattattattattatttaaaagttgatttatgaacttaacgaacatgttcacgaactaacgagtcgaatattgtgaagcttgagcttgatttgtttatcttaacgagtctcattaaacgagctcaaacgagcttttatcgaatcgagcttcgaatagctcacgaacggcttgactcatttacacccctacccGCAGTGGTGTAGCCATGATTTAAACTAGTGGgggtaatttttaaaaattttaactattAGTATAGTCGATTTTCACAATCTGCAtatctaaattttgaatttaaggagttaaaaatgaatttaaatttaaaaattttgacctTAGTCCTGAGTTCTAGTTGAAATAACAATCCGTCGATTCTTAGAACTTACTGATTCTTAGAACTTACTGTGgctctaagtaaaaaaattatttataatctcACTTCCTCATAATATTTAGTATTCTTATATATGAGATATCGATTTTGATTTAAatagttatcataactagcaacctaataaaataaagtttatacttTACCATTCTATTTCCTTCCTTCAATTaatgaaatagaaaaaaaaagaaagggagAATTTACTCctcttattattgttgttgttgttgaacaAAGTGAAAAAAGAGTTGCTTGTAAAGGGTTGCTTgtaggaaaaaataaaaggaagaccGTTGTTTTTGAGGAAAACTTAGAAGATAAGATAATTCGTTAGCAACCTCGACTATCTTCGATGATCTCGACAACgataaaaaaaagagaaagacaAAGCAAAATCGAGTTATTCTTATAGTGCTAGGAAAAAGACGACAGTAGCTAATActacgtgatccggtggtaaggtggggcccGTCCGGCAGGAGGTTAAAGTGGTCAACGTCCTAGGCATGAGGTCGATTGGGTAAGCTACCTTCCCGGTCAACATGAAGAATAGCCGATCCGACACTTCGACAACTCGGTCAgataccgagcttccgacgctcataaagCTCAAGCCGGGAGGGACAAAGGCCGAGCGGCCGTCTCGCTCGACTAAATAGTGGGCGCAACCTCGACCCGGTAGGCAGGGCTCCCTCGCTCGGCAGGGCGGAGCCGGGTAACAGATCATTGGCCGAGCGGGCGCTCGACCCGACCATTGTATCACCCAGACGATAAACTggtcgagcggctctcccgctcgacccaataacagacaaaaggggcagttggcgatatcttcctagggaccagtgtCACCGACGGACAACATGGTTGGTAGCATGGTCGGGTAGAGAATCGTACGGTAGAAGCTTTCACTGTCATGTCAAGGATATGCTCGGGTTGTTcgggtatggcgtcagacacgcttttctgacacgtccttTCCAAGTATGCCTTGAGAAGGGTGCACACCTTGGGAAACGTGCATGCGCCTCCTggtagccctatataaggacccacAGACTTCGATGGAGATATGTtcactactgtagctacagttacgctgctGCTTTTTTTTCTCTACTTCATTCGCTTATTGGCGGaaacttacttgagcgtcgggggtcatcgtcggggaacccctccctgctcggcactaacgacttgtggttgcaggctcagctcattggaggtccacgtcatcttcAGTCGACATCTAGTCAACGTGAGCGCTATCTCCCCAGCGCCCGTCGACTCACtctcggataggatcaaatttggcgctgtctgtgggaacgcacctgaatcggagccgagaagatggaacaAGTTGAATGTCTCCACACCGTGACGTTCAcacaagaggagctcgacgcgctCATATAAGTACGGGCGACAAAAATAGTTGAGCAGCAGCAACAAAAGGCGCTAGTCGATCGGCTGGCGCAACAAGCAACATGGGCCTCGGGAGGCCGAGCGGTGCAAGAAGACCGACCGGAGCAACTCTCCATATGGGGACAGAATAAGATGTCGACCGACACTCCTGGAGAAGCTCCTCCCGCACGCATTCCATTTCACCGGGCGTTGTTTCAAACGCCCTCCGAAATAGCGCAAGTAAATCAAGAGTAAGGATCCACATCAGATGAAGCTCCCGTGCGGAACGTGCGAAAGGGCAAAGCGACCCGAGCTGGTctttctcccgagcggatcaatcggcaaTTCTCCAAGGCAATCTTGCAAGATCCACTGCCAAGGCATTACGCCCCCTTGATGATCGGGGAATATAACGGGTCgaccgacccggatgaccatctcggtaagtttgATAACGCCGCTACTtttcatcagtacacagatggagtcaaGTGCCGAGTTTTCCTCACTACGCTCTCTGGCTTGGCCCAACGGTGGTTTAGAAGGTTGTCGGACGGGTCTATctgaagcttcaaagacttccgaatgactttcctccaccactttgcgagcagcaggcgctatcagaagacaagcgtcagtcTGTTCTCCATGAAGTAAGGGCCAAGAgagactctccgagcctacatccaacacttcaaccaggtggcgatggatatccccttGGTCTCGtttgagaccatgatgaacgcgttcacaaaAGGGCTTGTGGGCAGGGACTTCTTTTGATCGCTCGTTAGGAATTCAccccgcgactacgaccacataCTGAAGAAGCCCAACGAGTATATCAATGTAGAGGAAGCTCAGACAGTAAGAAGGAAGGAGGCACTGTCTGAGCCACCCTCGACGACCGAACGAAGGTTGTCGGTCAGCCATCAACCTCCAAGAGGGCCCCGAGCCGAAGGAGTACGCCCACACCAGGAAGCAAGGTCACACGCCGTCCAGCATGTTGCCGCCGAGCGGCCGagacccaaggggaaggtatggatcCCTTTGTTCTACTCATTCCATCAGTCtgcaactcacaacacccgcgactgtcgtgGATCCAACACGGTCACCCAACCAGCCCTTAAGAGTTATCGTCGCTGGTCCCCCTCTCCTGACTAGCGACACGAGCATCATCGTTCCGATCGACGAGAGGACACAAGAAGATAACTGCATCAACCTCGTCGGAGAAGCGCCGATTTAACCAGAGCGGCACGCGACCGAAGCAAGCCgtccactcgggaggaagaaaatagaaataacacacggggcgaaatcaacatcatcgctggtgggCCTACCAGTGGAGACTCCAACCGGGCCCAAAAGTCCTATGCTCGACAGTTGGAGATCCATGCTGTACGTTGCAGTAAGGAAAAGACGAGTGGACCAGAGATCAGCTTTGGCCCCAGGGATTTTGAAGGAGTTGTAGTGTCGCACAATGATGCCCTtattatccgagcggtaatcgccAACTATACCATTCACCGTGTATTCGTTGATACTGGCAGcttggtcaacatcatcttcaaaaaaGTGTTTGATCAACTCCAAATCGATTGCAGAgagttgctgccgatgacaaccccaCTGTACGAGTTCACCGGCAATGAGGTCCAACCGATTGACCAAATCAAGTTGGCCATATCACTTggggaggagccgctcagaaggatgaggaccacgaacttcatcgtggtaAATGCTCCCTCCGCCTATAATGTCATTCTGGAGCaaccgaccctcaatgaatttTGAGCGGTCGTCTCGATCTtctgccagaaaatcaagttcccggtggaggaTCGAGTCGGAGAAGTGAGAGGAgatcagttggccgctcggcgctgctacgtcgaaatggttaAAATGGAAGCAAAGCCCGCTCGGAAGACGACCCGACTGGAGAAGCGATGGCCTTCATagtgtttgacctggaagccgagaAGAAGGCCGAGCTGATTAGATGCCTTCGacagaatcatgatgtctttgcgtggtcaacgcatgagctgcccgataTTTCCTCGAGCGTCGCGCAACATGAGCTCCATgtctgaccggacgctcggccgatgaAGCAGAGGAAGAGTGACTTTAGTATTGAGCAGAATCTGATTATCCGAGCGGAGATTGAGAAGCTACtagaggccgaccacatacgcaaggttcagttcccgagctagctcgctaatgtggtgttggtctccaagctaggcaATAAATGGAGGATCTGCATCGATTTTCGAGATcttaacaaggcatgcccaaaggacttctatcccttgcCTAGGATatatcagatggtagactccacggccgagtgcgagctgatatgcatgctggacgcatatcaagggtatcatcaagtgccgctcgcccgtgaagaccaagagaaagtcagctttATCACTGCCGACGGTACATACTGCtataatgtaatgtcgttcggcctaaagaatgcaggagccacctaccagaggctgatgaacaaagtgttccggcgGTAAATCGaccgcaacatggaggtatatgtcgacaaCATACTAATTAAATTCCTCCGAGCCGCTGATCTCtgtgcagatatcaaggagacctgctAGACCCTCCGGATATACGGAATCAAGttaaatcctcagaagtgtctgttcggcgcgaAAAGTGGGCACTTCCTGGGATATATTGTCACCGAGCGGGACATTGAGGCAAACCCCAGTAAGGTGAAGACACTTCAAGATATGCCACCACCGAGAAACTTGAAGAAAGCTCAGCGCCTCACCGGCCGGATAACAACATTATcacggttcatctccaagtcgtcagatcggagccttcctttcttcaagattctgcgccgaaccaccaagtttcagtgggatgaGGAGTGTGACCAGGCCTTCGAGGAACtcaaggcatatctgaactcgcTACCGGTACTAGCTAAGCCTACTGTCGATGAACCACTCCGGATCACTACGTTTCTTACTTGCTGGAGAAGAGAAAGACGAAAAAAAGAAAACTCTTGTACTTAAGAAGTGGAGAGGAAAAAAACTATAGGTTTATTGCCGTtgtggaaaagaaggagaagaagaaaatgggaaaaaagagaaatggaaaaaTACAAAAGAGACATGAGCGAAGGAACGACGATGGCG
The genomic region above belongs to Zingiber officinale cultivar Zhangliang chromosome 11A, Zo_v1.1, whole genome shotgun sequence and contains:
- the LOC122031855 gene encoding E3 ubiquitin-protein ligase AIRP2-like encodes the protein MVLVPVRKSFKDSLKVLEADIQHANSIASDFPREYDGACLQMRMSYTPTAHLFLFLVQWTDCSFAGALGLLRILIYKVYVDGKTTMSIQERKASIKEFYGVIFPSLMQLPKGITDMEDKRQKTICMERYRRREEDDGKQQISEIEAEREEECAICMESNSKVVLPNCCHAMCMRCYHQWNARSQSCPFCRDSLKKVNPSDLWILTDKREVVDMATVIKENLRRLFIYVEKLPLVMPNSVMNIYDPHVK